A genomic stretch from Enterobacter dykesii includes:
- a CDS encoding MarC family NAAT transporter gives MLDLIKAISLGLVVLLPLANPLTTVALFLGLAGNMNSAERNHQSMMASVYVFAIMMVAYYAGQVVMNTFGISIPGLRIAGGLIVAFIGFRMLFPAQKAHESPEATHKSEELETEPSANIAFVPIAMPSTAGPGTIAMIISSASTVRDSATFPDWVLTVAPPLIFAIIGVIVWASLRSSGAIMRWVGKGGIEAISRLMGFLLVCMGVQFIINGVLEIIKTYH, from the coding sequence ATGTTGGATTTAATAAAAGCAATCAGCCTTGGGCTGGTGGTCTTGCTGCCGTTGGCAAACCCGTTAACGACGGTGGCGCTGTTCCTCGGGCTGGCAGGGAATATGAACAGCGCCGAGCGCAACCATCAGTCGATGATGGCCTCCGTGTATGTGTTTGCCATCATGATGGTGGCTTACTACGCCGGACAGGTGGTGATGAACACCTTCGGGATCTCCATTCCCGGCCTGCGTATCGCCGGGGGGCTGATTGTGGCCTTTATTGGTTTCCGCATGCTGTTCCCGGCGCAAAAAGCGCATGAGTCGCCGGAGGCCACGCACAAGTCCGAAGAGCTGGAAACCGAACCGAGTGCGAATATCGCCTTTGTGCCGATTGCCATGCCGAGCACGGCGGGGCCGGGTACCATCGCGATGATCATCAGCTCCGCCTCAACGGTGCGGGACAGCGCGACCTTCCCGGACTGGGTGCTGACGGTTGCGCCGCCGCTCATTTTTGCGATTATCGGGGTTATCGTGTGGGCGTCGCTGCGCAGCTCCGGCGCCATCATGCGCTGGGTAGGCAAGGGCGGTATCGAGGCGATTTCCCGTCTGATGGGCTTCTTACTGGTCTGTATGGGCGTGCAGTTTATTATTAACGGCGTGCTGGAAATTATTAAGACCTACCATTAA
- a CDS encoding sugar transporter, whose product MTTNTVSRRVAWLRVVTLAIAAFIFNTTEFVPVGLLSDIAESFQMETAQVGIMLTIYAWVVALMSLPFMLLTSQMERRRLLIGLFVLFIASHVLSFMAWNFTVLVISRIGIAFAHAVFWSITASLAIRLAPAGKRAQALSLIATGTALAMVLGLPIGRIVGQYFGWRTTFFAIGMGALVTLVCLIKLLPALPSEHSGSLKSLPLLMRRPALLSIYLLTAIVVTAHYTAYSYIEPFVQVVAGFSANFATVLLLILGGAGIIGSVLFGKLGNRHASTLVSSAIGLLLACLLLLMPAAGSESHLAILSLFWGVAIMIIGLGMQVKVLALAPDATDVAMSLFSGIFNLGIGAGALVGNQVILHVSMSAIGYLGAIPALVALVWSVLIFRKWPVALEEQGQHG is encoded by the coding sequence ATGACAACGAACACAGTTTCCCGCAGGGTTGCGTGGCTACGCGTGGTCACGCTGGCCATTGCCGCGTTTATTTTTAACACCACAGAATTTGTTCCGGTTGGGCTGTTGTCTGACATCGCTGAAAGTTTCCAGATGGAAACGGCTCAGGTGGGCATTATGTTGACCATCTACGCCTGGGTAGTGGCGCTGATGTCCCTGCCGTTTATGCTTTTGACCAGCCAGATGGAGCGGCGCAGGCTGCTGATCGGTCTGTTTGTGCTGTTCATCGCCAGCCATGTCCTGTCGTTTATGGCGTGGAATTTTACGGTGCTGGTTATTAGCCGCATCGGCATTGCCTTTGCCCATGCGGTGTTCTGGTCGATCACCGCATCGCTGGCTATTCGACTCGCACCGGCGGGGAAACGCGCACAGGCGCTGAGCCTGATTGCTACCGGTACCGCGCTGGCGATGGTGCTGGGTCTGCCGATTGGCCGCATCGTGGGGCAATACTTCGGCTGGCGCACGACCTTCTTCGCCATCGGCATGGGCGCGCTGGTTACGCTGGTGTGCCTGATTAAGCTGCTGCCCGCGCTGCCGAGCGAACATTCCGGCTCGCTGAAAAGCCTGCCGCTGCTGATGCGTCGCCCGGCGCTGCTGAGTATCTACCTGCTGACTGCGATCGTGGTGACGGCCCATTACACGGCCTATAGCTACATCGAACCGTTTGTGCAGGTGGTAGCGGGCTTTAGCGCCAACTTTGCCACCGTCTTACTGTTGATCCTCGGCGGAGCGGGCATTATTGGCAGCGTGCTGTTCGGTAAGCTGGGTAACCGGCACGCCTCGACGCTGGTGAGCAGCGCTATCGGTCTGCTGCTGGCCTGCCTGCTGCTGCTGATGCCTGCCGCAGGCAGCGAAAGCCATCTGGCGATCCTCAGCCTGTTCTGGGGCGTGGCGATTATGATTATTGGTCTGGGTATGCAGGTGAAAGTTTTGGCCCTGGCACCGGATGCAACGGACGTCGCCATGTCGCTGTTCTCAGGGATTTTCAATCTGGGGATTGGCGCGGGCGCGCTGGTGGGAAATCAGGTAATACTGCACGTATCGATGTCGGCGATTGGCTATCTCGGCGCCATTCCGGCGCTGGTGGCGCTGGTCTGGTCGGTGCTCATCTTCCGTAAATGGCCGGTGGCGCTGGAGGAACAGGGTCAGCACGGGTGA
- a CDS encoding PhzF family phenazine biosynthesis protein — translation MQEIDFYLVDAFSDTSFGGNPAAVCPLKEWLPDETLLKMAQQHNQSETAFFVCSKGGIELRWFTTLTEVNLCGHATLAAAHVLFTELDYPDSRIHFDTASGRLTVSREGEWMTLDFPACPTHEETPPPEMLSALGISRYVEARKGRAWLIVLDNRQQVEALEPRFSAMTPGEHKVSVTARGEGEYDFVSRFFSPGVSVPEDPVTGSAHTMLIPYWSEKLGKNTMFARQVSARGGDVRCELKGSRVLMSGQAALYLKGTVFLR, via the coding sequence ATGCAGGAGATTGATTTTTATCTGGTAGATGCGTTCAGCGATACCTCGTTTGGCGGAAATCCGGCCGCCGTTTGCCCGCTTAAGGAATGGTTACCCGATGAGACCTTACTGAAAATGGCGCAGCAGCATAATCAGTCGGAAACGGCTTTTTTCGTCTGCAGTAAAGGGGGCATTGAGCTACGCTGGTTTACCACGCTTACCGAAGTCAATCTCTGCGGCCACGCTACGCTGGCGGCCGCGCACGTGCTGTTTACCGAGCTGGATTACCCGGATTCGCGGATCCACTTTGATACCGCCTCTGGCCGCCTGACGGTCAGCCGGGAGGGGGAGTGGATGACGCTGGACTTCCCGGCATGTCCAACCCATGAAGAGACCCCCCCGCCGGAGATGCTCTCGGCGCTGGGTATCAGCCGCTACGTTGAAGCCCGTAAAGGGCGCGCCTGGCTGATCGTTCTGGACAATCGCCAGCAGGTTGAAGCGCTTGAGCCGCGCTTCTCGGCGATGACGCCAGGCGAGCATAAGGTGAGCGTTACGGCGCGCGGAGAGGGGGAATATGATTTTGTCAGCCGCTTTTTCTCACCGGGCGTTTCCGTCCCGGAAGACCCGGTCACCGGCTCCGCACATACCATGCTGATCCCGTACTGGAGCGAAAAGCTGGGCAAAAACACAATGTTTGCCCGTCAGGTTTCCGCGCGCGGCGGCGATGTACGCTGTGAGCTGAAAGGTTCGCGCGTGCTGATGAGCGGGCAGGCCGCGCTTTATCTGAAAGGCACAGTTTTTCTGCGCTAA
- a CDS encoding PhzF family phenazine biosynthesis protein produces the protein MQEIDFYLVDAFSDKTFGGNAAAVCPLEEWLPDETLLKMAQQHNQSETAFFVRTDGGFELRWFTTLDEINLCGHATLAASHVIFEYLDYPHTEITFTTRFVGELTVKRSGDWLTLNFPAWSTEVVENPPALLFSALGITEAKEVRVGRDYMVVLESQQQVEALTPDIGAMLPLDKMVCVTAPGEEYDFVSRFFCPGEGVPEDPVTGSAHSMLIPYWSEKLGKTSLIARQVSYRGGDLRCELKGDRVLIGGQATLYLKGRIFLR, from the coding sequence ATGCAGGAAATTGATTTTTATCTGGTGGATGCCTTCAGCGATAAAACCTTTGGCGGCAACGCCGCAGCGGTATGTCCTCTGGAAGAGTGGCTGCCGGACGAAACGCTGCTCAAAATGGCGCAGCAGCATAACCAGTCTGAGACCGCCTTTTTCGTGCGCACCGACGGCGGGTTTGAGCTGCGCTGGTTCACCACGCTGGATGAAATTAACCTGTGCGGTCACGCCACGCTTGCCGCATCGCACGTCATTTTCGAATACCTTGATTATCCGCATACCGAAATCACCTTCACCACCCGCTTCGTGGGCGAGCTGACCGTCAAGCGCAGCGGCGACTGGCTGACGCTGAACTTCCCGGCGTGGTCAACGGAGGTTGTCGAGAACCCACCTGCGCTGCTGTTTAGCGCGCTGGGCATCACGGAGGCAAAAGAGGTGCGCGTCGGACGCGATTACATGGTGGTGCTGGAGAGTCAGCAGCAGGTTGAAGCGTTAACGCCGGATATTGGGGCCATGCTTCCGCTGGATAAAATGGTCTGCGTGACGGCGCCGGGAGAAGAATATGACTTCGTCAGCCGCTTCTTCTGCCCGGGCGAAGGGGTGCCGGAAGATCCGGTCACCGGATCCGCCCACAGCATGCTGATCCCTTACTGGAGCGAAAAGCTGGGCAAAACGTCACTCATTGCCCGCCAGGTGTCATACCGTGGCGGGGATTTGCGCTGCGAGCTGAAGGGCGACCGAGTGCTGATTGGCGGCCAGGCTACGCTGTACCTGAAAGGGCGAATCTTCCTGCGCTAG
- a CDS encoding GNAT family N-acetyltransferase yields MYSITSESARHPDILTLIAALDRYQSELYPAESNHLLDLSALPEASLILMVIRDQQLHAVGCGAIVLNGDGTGEMKRVYIDPAHRGQHLGETLLAALEDEALSRHCHTVRLETGIKQRAAVRLYEQCGYDLRPAFAPYADDPLSLFMEKALVEDVRLAAL; encoded by the coding sequence ATGTATTCCATTACCTCTGAATCTGCACGTCATCCGGACATTCTCACGCTGATCGCGGCGCTTGACCGCTACCAGAGCGAACTCTATCCCGCCGAAAGCAATCATCTTCTCGACCTGTCCGCGCTGCCGGAAGCCTCGCTGATCCTGATGGTCATTCGTGACCAGCAGCTGCACGCCGTAGGCTGCGGGGCCATCGTGCTCAACGGCGACGGAACGGGGGAGATGAAGCGGGTCTATATCGATCCGGCCCATCGCGGGCAGCATCTGGGTGAAACGCTGCTGGCCGCCCTGGAAGATGAGGCCCTGAGCCGTCATTGCCACACGGTAAGGCTGGAGACGGGCATCAAACAGCGCGCCGCGGTTCGCCTGTACGAGCAGTGCGGATATGATTTGCGGCCGGCGTTTGCCCCGTACGCTGACGATCCGCTCAGCCTGTTTATGGAGAAGGCGCTGGTTGAAGACGTTCGTTTAGCAGCGCTATAA
- the ptrR gene encoding putrescine utilization regulator PtrR, whose amino-acid sequence MDLTQLEMFNAVALTGSITQAAQKVHRVPSNLTTRIRQLEADLGVELFIRENQRLRLSPAGHNFLRYSRQILALVDEARMVVAGDEPQGLFALGALESTAAVRIPETLAQFNQRYPRIQFALSTGPSGTMIDGVLEGTLSAAFVDGPLSHPELEGMPVYREEMMLVTPAGHAEVARATQVSGSDVYAFRANCSYRRHLESWFHADRATPGRIHEMESYHGMLACVIAGAGIALMPRSMLESMPGHHQVEAWPLAENWRWLTTWLVWRRGAMTRQLEAFIALLNERLQPAPSP is encoded by the coding sequence ATGGACTTAACCCAGCTTGAAATGTTTAACGCCGTCGCGCTGACGGGCAGCATCACCCAGGCGGCGCAGAAGGTGCATCGCGTGCCGTCCAACCTGACGACCCGCATCCGCCAGCTGGAAGCCGATCTTGGCGTTGAGCTGTTTATTCGTGAGAATCAGCGTTTGCGCTTATCTCCAGCCGGGCATAACTTCCTGCGCTACAGCAGGCAGATCCTCGCCCTGGTGGATGAAGCGCGCATGGTCGTCGCGGGTGATGAGCCGCAGGGGTTATTTGCCCTCGGCGCGCTGGAAAGCACCGCCGCGGTGCGCATTCCCGAAACGCTGGCGCAGTTTAACCAGCGCTATCCGCGCATTCAGTTTGCCCTTTCTACCGGGCCTTCCGGGACGATGATTGATGGCGTACTGGAGGGAACCTTAAGCGCCGCCTTTGTCGACGGGCCGCTGTCGCACCCGGAGCTGGAGGGCATGCCGGTCTACCGGGAAGAGATGATGCTGGTCACGCCTGCCGGGCACGCGGAGGTCGCCCGCGCTACGCAGGTTAGCGGTAGCGACGTTTACGCATTTCGCGCGAACTGCTCGTACCGTCGACATCTGGAAAGCTGGTTTCATGCGGACAGAGCGACCCCCGGCCGCATTCATGAGATGGAGTCCTACCACGGCATGCTCGCCTGCGTCATTGCGGGCGCGGGCATCGCGCTGATGCCGCGCTCGATGCTGGAGAGTATGCCGGGACATCATCAGGTTGAAGCCTGGCCGCTGGCGGAAAACTGGCGCTGGCTTACAACCTGGCTGGTGTGGCGGCGCGGGGCGATGACCCGCCAGCTGGAAGCGTTTATAGCGCTGCTAAACGAACGTCTTCAACCAGCGCCTTCTCCATAA
- the sad gene encoding succinate-semialdehyde dehydrogenase yields MKYSSATHALSVNPATGETLGAVAWATPEEVERAIAQSDAGYRQWRRESVAHRAQKLRDLGAALRNRAEEMAQTISREMGKPILQARAEVAKSAGLCDWYAEHGPAMLRAEPTLVENHNAVIEYRPLGPILAVMPWNFPLWQVLRGAVPILLAGNSCLLKHAPNVLGSAELIAQIFADAGFPEGVFGWVNATNDGVSQAINDRRIAAVTVTGSVRAGAAIGAQAGAALKKCVLELGGSDPFIVLNDADLDLAVKAAVAGRYQNTGQVCAAAKRFIVEEGIADTFTRRFVDAVAALKMGAPEAEENYLGPMARYDLRDELHQQVQATLAEGATLLLGGEKISGEGNYYAPTVLTNVTPSMTAFRQELFGPVAAVTVATDAEHALTLANDSDFGLSATVFTADAALADKFSRELECGGVFINGFSASDARVAFGGVKKSGFGRELSRFGLHEFCNVQTVWKDRV; encoded by the coding sequence ATGAAATATTCATCTGCTACACATGCCCTGTCCGTTAACCCGGCAACGGGGGAAACTCTCGGCGCCGTTGCCTGGGCGACGCCGGAAGAGGTTGAACGCGCGATTGCTCAGTCTGACGCGGGGTATCGCCAGTGGCGACGTGAAAGCGTGGCCCACCGGGCGCAGAAGCTGCGGGATCTCGGGGCAGCGCTGCGAAACCGCGCAGAAGAGATGGCGCAGACCATCTCCCGTGAAATGGGGAAACCCATCCTGCAGGCGCGGGCGGAAGTGGCAAAATCCGCCGGTCTGTGCGACTGGTATGCCGAGCACGGTCCGGCGATGCTGCGTGCGGAGCCTACGCTTGTGGAAAACCACAACGCGGTCATTGAATACCGTCCGCTGGGGCCGATTCTCGCGGTGATGCCCTGGAACTTTCCGCTCTGGCAGGTGCTGCGCGGCGCGGTACCGATTCTGCTGGCAGGTAACAGCTGTCTGCTTAAGCATGCGCCAAACGTGCTCGGCTCTGCGGAGCTGATTGCGCAGATCTTTGCGGATGCCGGTTTCCCTGAAGGCGTATTCGGCTGGGTGAACGCCACTAATGACGGCGTAAGCCAGGCGATTAACGATCGCCGTATTGCGGCGGTGACCGTCACCGGCAGCGTGCGTGCCGGTGCGGCCATTGGCGCGCAGGCAGGAGCCGCGCTGAAAAAATGCGTGCTTGAGCTGGGTGGCTCCGACCCGTTCATCGTCCTAAACGATGCCGACCTGGATCTTGCCGTGAAGGCGGCGGTGGCGGGGCGCTACCAGAATACCGGGCAGGTGTGCGCGGCAGCCAAACGCTTCATTGTGGAAGAGGGTATTGCGGATACCTTTACCCGCCGCTTCGTCGACGCCGTCGCCGCGTTAAAGATGGGCGCGCCGGAAGCAGAAGAGAACTACCTGGGCCCGATGGCGCGTTATGACCTGCGCGATGAACTGCATCAGCAGGTGCAGGCCACCCTGGCCGAAGGGGCAACGCTGCTGCTGGGCGGAGAGAAAATCAGCGGAGAGGGCAATTACTACGCGCCAACCGTGCTGACCAACGTTACCCCGTCGATGACGGCGTTCCGCCAGGAACTGTTTGGTCCGGTCGCGGCCGTTACGGTAGCAACAGACGCGGAGCACGCCCTGACGCTTGCCAACGACAGCGACTTTGGCCTGTCCGCTACCGTCTTTACCGCTGACGCAGCGCTTGCGGATAAATTCTCCCGCGAACTGGAATGCGGCGGCGTGTTTATCAACGGCTTTAGCGCCAGCGACGCGCGCGTAGCCTTCGGCGGCGTAAAGAAAAGCGGCTTTGGACGCGAGCTTTCCCGCTTTGGTTTGCACGAGTTCTGTAACGTGCAGACGGTGTGGAAGGATCGCGTGTAG
- a CDS encoding methyl-accepting chemotaxis protein — MNLTQIFRRIAQRLTPRHFGLLTGIFCIIGLFSALQLSSSYLLNASLNDAQRNEQQNLLAWQQQSKLDLARVSLLAASDLLNRSGVWFMQDKETGSDGSWHSLMDDAQKALAVSQQAWKAWLALNPPKDDALVNSYQLFYGAINEQAEALIKTNTIDAFFAVPAQAFQSDFNDNYARYQQASEKQAMQGRQSLMAQLSGLQTLFLFAPVLLLAIAVVVWFGMSRWVITPLRRLIAHINRLAAGDLSGTPPNVMRFNREIGELSDSIATMQHGLQQLVTQVSHATATMVENIDTLAQGNQKLYQQSARQAKELEDVTAHIAALESHVEGNTGYARLASSRADEARQAAVGGDKMMSTVNASMQAIVDRSSEMRGIVAMIDSVAFQTNILALNAAIEAAHAGNQGRGFAVVAREVGLLARKSSHSTQTIQDLINRSLQGIEDGSRAVNLMEENLQQVTGLVGNLSSLLNEISTATLSQGDSIHQMTRQLQALNQVSRQTDLLVSDASDASERLQKQSDLLLQAVSRFRLSA, encoded by the coding sequence ATGAACCTAACGCAAATTTTTCGCCGTATTGCGCAGCGTCTCACTCCTCGTCACTTTGGCCTGCTGACGGGTATCTTTTGCATTATTGGCCTTTTCTCCGCGCTGCAGCTCTCCTCCTCCTACCTGCTTAACGCCTCCCTGAACGACGCCCAGCGCAACGAGCAGCAAAACCTGCTGGCCTGGCAGCAGCAGAGCAAGCTGGATCTGGCTCGTGTTTCCCTGCTGGCGGCAAGCGATCTGCTTAACCGCTCCGGCGTCTGGTTTATGCAGGATAAAGAGACCGGATCCGACGGGAGCTGGCATAGCCTGATGGACGATGCGCAAAAGGCGCTGGCGGTTTCTCAGCAGGCGTGGAAGGCCTGGCTGGCGCTGAATCCGCCGAAAGACGACGCCCTGGTGAACAGCTATCAGCTTTTTTACGGCGCGATCAACGAGCAGGCTGAAGCTCTGATTAAGACCAACACCATCGACGCATTTTTTGCCGTACCGGCTCAGGCGTTTCAGTCTGATTTTAACGACAACTATGCGCGCTATCAGCAGGCAAGCGAGAAGCAGGCCATGCAGGGGCGTCAGAGCCTAATGGCGCAGCTCTCCGGCCTGCAAACGTTGTTCCTGTTTGCACCGGTGCTGTTGCTCGCCATCGCGGTTGTCGTCTGGTTCGGCATGTCCAGATGGGTGATTACGCCGCTGCGTCGGTTGATCGCGCATATTAACCGGCTGGCGGCAGGGGATCTCTCCGGCACGCCGCCGAACGTCATGCGCTTCAACCGGGAAATAGGGGAGCTTAGCGACAGTATTGCGACGATGCAGCACGGTCTGCAGCAGCTGGTGACGCAGGTCAGCCATGCCACCGCCACGATGGTGGAGAACATTGACACCCTTGCGCAGGGTAACCAGAAGCTGTATCAGCAGTCAGCGCGCCAGGCGAAAGAGCTTGAGGATGTGACGGCGCATATTGCGGCGCTGGAAAGCCATGTGGAAGGGAATACCGGCTATGCAAGGCTCGCCAGCTCGCGGGCTGATGAAGCGCGTCAGGCCGCCGTGGGGGGCGACAAGATGATGTCTACCGTGAATGCGTCCATGCAGGCAATCGTCGACCGATCTTCTGAGATGCGCGGGATCGTGGCGATGATCGACAGCGTGGCGTTTCAGACCAACATCCTGGCGCTGAACGCGGCCATCGAGGCGGCTCATGCCGGAAACCAGGGGCGCGGCTTTGCCGTCGTCGCCCGGGAGGTCGGTCTTTTGGCCAGAAAGAGCAGCCACTCGACGCAGACCATTCAGGATCTGATCAACCGCTCGCTGCAGGGCATTGAAGACGGTTCCCGCGCCGTTAACCTGATGGAAGAAAATTTGCAGCAGGTCACCGGTCTGGTGGGCAATTTAAGCAGTTTGCTTAATGAGATCTCAACCGCCACGCTCAGCCAGGGAGACAGTATTCACCAGATGACGCGCCAGCTTCAGGCGCTGAATCAGGTCTCCCGTCAGACGGACCTGCTGGTCTCAGACGCCTCGGATGCCTCAGAGCGGCTGCAAAAGCAATCCGATCTTTTATTGCAGGCCGTTTCGCGTTTTCGTCTTAGCGCCTGA
- the glsB gene encoding glutaminase B, whose product MAAVIHNEMLDEILAQVRPLIGKGKVADYIPALASVSGNKLGIAICTIDGQRYQAGDATERFSIQSISKVLSLVAAMRQYEEEEIWQRVGKDPSGQPFNSLLQLEIEQGKPRNPFINAGALVVCDMLQSRLSAPRQRMLEIVRQLSGVDDIAYDAVVARSEFEHSARNAAIAWLMKSFGNFHNDVATVLQNYFHYCALKMSCVELAQTFLFLAHQGHAPHLDQEVVSPLQARQVNALMATSGMYQNAGEFAWRVGLPAKSGVGGGVVAIVPHEMAIAVWSPELDETGNSLAGVAVLEKLTQRLGRSVY is encoded by the coding sequence GTGGCTGCGGTCATCCATAATGAGATGTTGGACGAGATTCTGGCGCAGGTTCGTCCGTTAATTGGAAAGGGGAAGGTTGCCGACTATATTCCGGCCCTTGCCTCGGTGAGCGGGAATAAGCTGGGGATTGCTATCTGTACCATCGACGGACAGCGATACCAGGCAGGCGATGCGACTGAGCGTTTTTCCATTCAGTCCATTTCGAAAGTGCTCAGTCTGGTTGCGGCGATGCGCCAGTATGAAGAAGAAGAGATTTGGCAGCGCGTGGGTAAAGATCCTTCCGGCCAGCCTTTTAACTCGCTGCTTCAGCTCGAGATTGAACAGGGTAAACCGCGAAATCCCTTTATCAATGCCGGAGCGCTGGTGGTCTGCGATATGCTGCAAAGCCGCCTCAGCGCACCGCGTCAGCGAATGCTGGAGATTGTTCGCCAGCTCTCGGGCGTTGACGATATTGCTTATGATGCGGTGGTGGCACGCTCGGAGTTTGAACACTCCGCCCGTAACGCGGCTATCGCGTGGCTGATGAAATCCTTTGGTAATTTCCACAACGACGTGGCGACCGTGCTGCAAAACTACTTCCATTACTGCGCCCTGAAAATGAGCTGCGTTGAGCTGGCCCAGACGTTCCTGTTCCTTGCGCACCAGGGGCACGCGCCGCATCTCGATCAGGAGGTGGTTTCTCCGCTTCAGGCCCGGCAGGTTAACGCGCTGATGGCCACCAGCGGGATGTATCAAAACGCCGGTGAGTTTGCCTGGCGCGTTGGACTTCCGGCTAAATCGGGCGTCGGCGGCGGAGTCGTGGCGATTGTACCGCATGAAATGGCGATAGCCGTCTGGAGCCCGGAACTGGATGAAACGGGAAATTCACTTGCCGGCGTGGCGGTTCTGGAGAAACTGACCCAGCGCCTGGGACGTTCCGTATACTGA